Proteins co-encoded in one Flavivirga eckloniae genomic window:
- the gcvT gene encoding glycine cleavage system aminomethyltransferase GcvT — protein sequence MKNTALTSTHEALGAKMVPFAGYNMPVQYVGVNIEHETVRKAVGVFDVSHMGEFLIEGAHALELIQKVSSNDASKLTIGKAQYSCLPNNDGGIVDDLIIYRIKEETYLLVVNASNIEKDWNWIQSKNDVGATMRNLSEDYSLLAIQGPKAIEAMQSITSQDLSAIKFYNFVVGDFAGIEHVIISATGYTGSGGFEIYCKNSEVKQIWDKVFEAGADYGIKPIGLAARDTLRLEMGYCLYGNDIDDTTSPIEAGLGWITKFTKAFTNSEALEAEKQRGPERKLIAFELDERGIPRQGYDIVDGNGNKIGIVTSGTMSPSLGKGIGLGYVPTIFSDISSKINIQIRKNAVPATVIKLPFYKG from the coding sequence ATGAAAAACACTGCATTAACATCAACACACGAAGCTCTAGGAGCTAAAATGGTACCTTTTGCTGGCTACAATATGCCTGTGCAATACGTAGGGGTAAACATAGAACACGAAACCGTTAGAAAAGCTGTAGGGGTGTTTGATGTATCGCATATGGGAGAGTTTTTAATTGAAGGAGCGCACGCATTAGAATTAATACAAAAAGTATCCAGTAACGATGCTTCTAAACTAACTATTGGTAAAGCTCAATACAGCTGCTTACCAAACAATGACGGTGGTATTGTAGACGACTTAATTATATACAGAATAAAAGAAGAAACCTATTTACTGGTAGTTAACGCCAGTAATATTGAAAAAGACTGGAACTGGATTCAATCTAAAAACGATGTTGGAGCAACCATGCGCAATTTAAGCGAAGACTACTCGTTACTAGCTATTCAAGGCCCTAAAGCCATAGAAGCTATGCAATCCATTACAAGTCAAGATTTATCAGCAATAAAATTCTACAACTTTGTAGTTGGTGACTTTGCAGGTATAGAGCACGTTATCATTTCAGCTACTGGGTATACAGGTAGTGGTGGTTTTGAGATTTACTGCAAGAATAGCGAAGTAAAACAAATTTGGGATAAGGTATTTGAAGCCGGTGCAGATTATGGTATTAAACCTATCGGGCTTGCTGCTAGAGATACCCTACGTTTAGAAATGGGGTACTGCCTTTACGGAAATGATATTGACGACACCACTTCGCCTATTGAAGCTGGTTTAGGTTGGATTACTAAATTCACTAAAGCATTCACAAATTCTGAAGCATTAGAAGCCGAAAAGCAACGAGGACCAGAACGTAAATTAATCGCATTCGAGCTTGATGAACGCGGTATTCCAAGACAAGGTTACGACATTGTTGATGGAAACGGAAATAAAATAGGTATTGTAACATCAGGCACCATGTCGCCATCGTTAGGAAAAGGAATAGGCTTGGGATATGTTCCAACCATTTTCTCTGATATTAGTAGTAAGATTAATATCCAAATACGTAAAAATGCAGTCCCGGCAACCGTTATAAAACTGCCTTTCTATAAAGGTTAA
- a CDS encoding sugar nucleotide-binding protein produces MKRQEKESKHRILILGASGFLGGAIYKELCSYFKTFGTYSTPNKQHEKNNHFFHYNIEEDDVYEILDIVKPTIVISALRGDFSAQLMAHQHLAEYVFTNKIKLIFLSSANVFDAYSKYPSYETDKTLSNSIYGHFKIKIENMLLRMPKKQVAILRLPMVFGAQSPRIAEMHENIKEKEPIEVFPNLIMNVTNDVKVTQQVHYIINRNKYGVFHLGSKDLVHHDEFIKEIVDSFEHKNKVIYKNVYTTNDDRYLAVLPKYNLLPKHLQLESQQIVSELKI; encoded by the coding sequence ATGAAAAGGCAGGAGAAAGAAAGTAAACATAGAATTTTAATATTAGGAGCCAGCGGTTTTTTGGGGGGTGCCATTTATAAAGAGCTCTGCTCCTACTTTAAAACCTTCGGAACTTATAGCACCCCTAACAAGCAACACGAAAAGAATAATCATTTTTTTCATTACAATATAGAGGAAGACGATGTTTATGAAATACTAGACATCGTTAAGCCTACTATCGTTATTTCTGCACTTCGTGGTGATTTTTCAGCACAACTGATGGCACATCAACATCTTGCAGAATATGTATTTACCAACAAAATAAAGCTCATTTTTCTATCCTCTGCCAACGTTTTTGATGCCTACAGTAAATACCCCAGTTACGAAACCGATAAAACCTTAAGCAATAGTATTTATGGTCATTTCAAAATCAAAATTGAAAACATGCTATTGCGCATGCCAAAAAAACAAGTAGCCATCTTAAGATTACCTATGGTTTTTGGAGCACAATCTCCAAGAATAGCAGAAATGCACGAAAACATAAAAGAAAAAGAACCTATTGAAGTCTTTCCAAACCTAATAATGAATGTAACCAATGATGTAAAAGTAACCCAACAAGTTCATTATATTATAAATAGAAACAAATACGGAGTCTTTCACCTGGGAAGCAAGGATTTGGTACATCACGACGAGTTTATTAAAGAAATTGTTGATTCTTTCGAACACAAAAATAAAGTGATATATAAAAATGTTTATACCACTAACGACGATAGATATTTAGCAGTATTACCAAAATACAACCTATTACCAAAACACCTACAATTAGAAAGTCAGCAAATAGTATCAGAATTAAAAATATAA